A portion of the Punica granatum isolate Tunisia-2019 chromosome 7, ASM765513v2, whole genome shotgun sequence genome contains these proteins:
- the LOC116215172 gene encoding acetyltransferase At1g77540 isoform X2, with protein sequence MEAAAAAGRRGWAAETPKIVWNQSQQRFETEDRKAYLEYVLRDGGQVMDIIHTFVPPSKRGLGLASLLCSAAFDHAKSHSMSVMPTCSYVSPYVSSFLD encoded by the exons ATggaggcggcggcggcggccgGAAGAAGAGGGTGGGCGGCTGAGACTCCGAAGATCGTGTGGAACCAGAGCCAGCAGAGGTTCGAGACGGAGGACAGGAAAGCCTACCTAGAGTACGTGCTCAGGGACGGCGGGCAGGTGATGGACATCATCCACACCTTCGTGCCGCCGTCGAAGAGAGGACTGGGGCTGGCCTCTCTCCTCTGCTCCGCCGCCTTCGACCACGCCAAGTCCCACTCTATGTCCGTCATGCCCACCTGCTCTTACGTCTCG CCGTACGTGTCGTCGTTTCTCGATTGA
- the LOC116215172 gene encoding acetyltransferase At1g77540 isoform X1: MEAAAAAGRRGWAAETPKIVWNQSQQRFETEDRKAYLEYVLRDGGQVMDIIHTFVPPSKRGLGLASLLCSAAFDHAKSHSMSVMPTCSYVSDTFLPRNPSWNALVYMEDIKSSM, from the exons ATggaggcggcggcggcggccgGAAGAAGAGGGTGGGCGGCTGAGACTCCGAAGATCGTGTGGAACCAGAGCCAGCAGAGGTTCGAGACGGAGGACAGGAAAGCCTACCTAGAGTACGTGCTCAGGGACGGCGGGCAGGTGATGGACATCATCCACACCTTCGTGCCGCCGTCGAAGAGAGGACTGGGGCTGGCCTCTCTCCTCTGCTCCGCCGCCTTCGACCACGCCAAGTCCCACTCTATGTCCGTCATGCCCACCTGCTCTTACGTCTCG GACACTTTTCTTCCGCGGAACCCATCCTGGAATGCCCTTGTGTACATGGAAGACATCAAATCGAGCATGTGA
- the LOC116215168 gene encoding peroxidase 55: MAGKWTMLMVMAVAIIIGEMIGRGEGQLVENFYGNRCPNLEAIVRQAVSAKAAQNIPTVPATLRLFFHDCFVEGCDASVMIQSSNGAAEKDAPDNLSLAGDGFDTVIRAKQAVEAQCPGVVSCADILALAARDVVVIAGGPSFSVELGRRDGLVSQASRVAGKLPEPNFNLKQLTDMFAEHNLNQMDMIALSGGHTVGFSHCSRFANRLYNFSSSSRVDPSLDSNYARQLMQACPQNVDPSIAINMDPNTPRTFDNVYYQNLVQGKGLFTSDEVLFSNSASKDTVTDFANTPGNFNAAFITAMRKLGRVGAKTGSQGEIRRDCTAFNS; this comes from the exons ATGGCTGGAAAATGGACAATGTTAATGGTGATGGCGGTCGCGATTATTATTGGGGAGATGATCGGAAGAGGAGAAGGGCAGCTCGTAGAGAATTTCTATGGGAATAGGTGTCCCAACTTAGAGGCCATAGTGAGGCAGGCCGTCTCCGCCAAGGCCGCCCAGAACATCCCCACCGTCCCCGCCACCCTCCGCCTCTTCTTCCACGACTGCTTCGTCGAG GGTTGCGATGCATCCGTAATGATACAATCATCCAATGGAGCCGCTGAGAAGGATGCTCCGGACAATCTCTCCCTTGCGGGAGACGGGTTTGACACCGTCATTAGGGCCAAGCAGGCGGTCGAAGCCCAGTGCCCCGGTGTCGTCTCGTGTGCTGATATCTTGGCCCTAGCCGCGCGAGATGTAGTCGTTATC GCTGGAGGCCCATCATTTAGCGTGGAACTGGGCCGGAGGGACGGCCTTGTCTCCCAAGCATCTCGGGTTGCCGGGAAACTGCCGGAACCGAATTTCAATTTGAAGCAGCTCACTGACATGTTCGCCGAGCACAACCTGAACCAGATGGACATGATCGCGCTGTCGGGCGGGCACACGGTTGGGTTCTCCCACTGCAGCCGCTTCGCAAACCGCCTCTACAATTTCTCATCGTCCTCACGGGTGGACCCTTCCCTCGATTCCAACTACGCCCGGCAGCTGATGCAGGCATGCCCCCAGAACGTGGACCCCTCAATAGCAATCAACATGGACCCCAACACGCCCCGAACCTTTGACAACGTTTACTACCAGAATCTTGTACAGGGCAAGGGCCTGTTCACATCAGATGAGGTCTTGTTCAGTAACTCGGCGTCCAAAGACACCGTCACTGACTTCGCCAATACTCCGGGCAACTTCAATGCAGCATTCATCACAGCCATGAGGAAGCTTGGGAGGGTCGGTGCCAAGACTGGCAGTCAGGGAGAGATACGAAGAGACTGCACAGCATTCAACTCCTGA